One window of the Mycobacterium haemophilum DSM 44634 genome contains the following:
- the miaA gene encoding tRNA (adenosine(37)-N6)-dimethylallyltransferase MiaA has product MRPLAIVGPTGAGKSALALDVVERLSGQVSAEIVNADAMQLYRGMDIGTAKLPVAARRGIPHHQLDVLDVTETATVASYQRAAAADIEAIVARGAVPVVVGGSMLYVQSLLDDWSFPGTDPAVRARWEQQLAEVGVGMLHAELARRDPAAAAAILPTDGRRTVRALEVVELTGKPFAASAPRIGAPRWGTVIVGLDCDRTILSERLAQRTDAMFEQGLVDEVRTLLGCGLRDGVTASRALGYAQVLAALDAGGDADHLDEARQRTYLGHRRYARRQRSWFHRDHRVHWLDAGTADRVGVVDDALRVWRNVS; this is encoded by the coding sequence ATGAGGCCACTTGCGATTGTCGGTCCGACCGGGGCCGGCAAGTCAGCGCTGGCCCTCGACGTCGTCGAGCGGCTCAGTGGCCAGGTCAGCGCGGAGATCGTCAACGCCGACGCGATGCAGCTCTATCGTGGTATGGACATCGGGACAGCGAAGCTGCCCGTCGCGGCGCGTCGAGGGATCCCGCACCATCAACTCGACGTCCTGGACGTCACCGAAACCGCGACAGTCGCCAGCTATCAGCGGGCCGCTGCCGCCGATATCGAGGCGATCGTGGCCCGCGGAGCGGTGCCGGTCGTGGTGGGTGGTTCGATGCTCTATGTCCAGTCGCTGCTCGACGACTGGTCGTTCCCGGGGACCGATCCGGCCGTGCGCGCGCGGTGGGAGCAGCAGCTTGCCGAGGTCGGGGTGGGCATGCTGCACGCCGAACTGGCCCGTCGTGACCCGGCGGCAGCCGCGGCAATCCTGCCCACCGACGGCCGGCGCACCGTGCGGGCACTTGAGGTGGTCGAGCTCACCGGAAAGCCCTTCGCCGCGTCCGCGCCGCGCATCGGTGCTCCGCGGTGGGGCACCGTCATCGTCGGGTTGGATTGTGACAGAACGATTCTCAGTGAGAGATTGGCCCAGCGCACTGACGCGATGTTCGAGCAAGGCCTGGTCGACGAGGTACGCACATTGTTAGGCTGCGGCCTGCGCGACGGGGTCACCGCCTCACGTGCGCTGGGCTACGCTCAAGTGCTCGCGGCACTTGACGCCGGCGGGGACGCCGACCATTTGGATGAGGCGCGCCAGCGGACCTACCTGGGCCATCGACGTTACGCGCGACGGCAGCGGTCGTGGTTTCATCGAGACCACCGAGTGCACTGGCTCGACGCGGGCACGGCCGACCGTGTCGGTGTCGTCGACGACGCGTTGCGGGTGTGGCGGAACGTATCCTGA
- the dapF gene encoding diaminopimelate epimerase, with protein MIFAKGHGTQNDFVLLPDVEADVTLTAARVAALCDRRQGLGADGVLRVTTAGTAVTAGVLERLPDGVSGSDWYMDYRNADGSAAQMCGNGVRVFAHYLRASGLESRDEFVVGSLAGPRLVTVHHVDQLNADVTVDMGKANRLGSGGPAFAATVGGRRFSGVAVDVGNPHLACLDPQLSLEELAALDVGAPVHFDRAQFPDGVNIEVLTAPVGGVVQMRVHERGVGETRSCGTGTVAAAVAALASADADTGTLTVRVPGGDVVVTITDATSYLRGPSVLVARGELADTWWCSLR; from the coding sequence ATGATCTTCGCCAAAGGCCACGGCACCCAAAACGACTTCGTGCTGCTGCCCGACGTCGAGGCTGATGTGACGCTCACCGCCGCCCGGGTGGCCGCATTGTGCGACCGTCGCCAAGGATTGGGCGCCGACGGGGTGCTGCGGGTTACCACCGCGGGTACAGCAGTGACGGCTGGTGTGCTCGAGCGCCTGCCCGACGGTGTCAGCGGCTCCGACTGGTACATGGATTACCGCAACGCTGACGGGTCGGCGGCGCAGATGTGCGGCAACGGTGTGCGGGTGTTCGCGCATTACCTGCGCGCCAGCGGCTTGGAGTCCCGCGACGAGTTCGTCGTTGGGTCACTGGCTGGCCCGCGACTGGTCACCGTGCACCACGTCGACCAGCTCAACGCTGACGTCACCGTCGACATGGGCAAAGCAAACCGGCTGGGCAGCGGAGGGCCGGCCTTTGCGGCTACCGTCGGCGGGAGGCGATTTTCCGGCGTAGCGGTCGACGTGGGTAACCCACACCTGGCGTGCCTGGATCCGCAGCTGAGTCTGGAAGAGCTCGCAGCTCTGGACGTGGGTGCGCCGGTGCACTTCGACCGTGCGCAGTTCCCAGACGGGGTCAATATCGAAGTGCTCACCGCACCGGTCGGCGGAGTGGTCCAGATGCGAGTCCACGAGCGCGGGGTGGGTGAAACCCGGTCGTGCGGTACCGGAACGGTCGCGGCCGCGGTCGCCGCGCTGGCAAGTGCCGACGCCGACACCGGGACGCTCACCGTCCGGGTGCCCGGCGGCGACGTGGTGGTCACCATCACCGACGCGACCAGCTATTTGCGTGGACCGTCGGTGTTAGTGGCGCGCGGTGAGCTCGCCGACACCTGGTGGTGCTCGCTGCGATGA
- the hflX gene encoding GTPase HflX, translating to MTFPDSPQKAEPPNAGTAESAPSIGELALEDRSALRRVAGLSTELTDISEVEYRQLRLERVVLVGVWTEGSAADNQASMAELAALAETAGSQVLEGLIQRRDRPDPSTYIGSGKAAELREVVLATGADTVICDGELSPAQLTALEKAVKVKVIDRTALILDIFAQHAASREGKAQVSLAQMEYMLPRLRGWGESMSRQAGGRAGGSGGGVGLRGPGETKIETDRRRIRERMAKLRRDIRDMKQARDTQRSRRLHSGVPSIAIVGYTNAGKSSLLNALTGAGVLVQDALFATLEPTTRRAEFDNGQPFVLTDTVGFVRHLPTQLVEAFRSTLEEVVDADLLLHIVDGSDANPLAQINAVRQVICEVVADHGGGGSEAPHELLVVNKIDAASDLMLAKLRHGLPGAVFISARTGDGIDVLRRRIVELAVATDTAVDVVIPYDRGDLVARLHANGRVQQAEHHLNGTRIRARVPVALAASLQEFSAY from the coding sequence ATGACATTTCCAGATTCGCCCCAGAAGGCAGAACCGCCCAACGCGGGCACCGCAGAATCCGCACCGAGCATCGGTGAGCTGGCCCTCGAAGACCGATCGGCGCTGCGTCGGGTCGCCGGGCTGTCCACCGAACTTACCGATATTTCCGAGGTCGAGTACCGCCAGCTGCGGCTGGAGCGCGTGGTGCTGGTTGGTGTGTGGACCGAGGGCAGCGCGGCCGACAACCAGGCCAGCATGGCCGAACTTGCGGCCCTGGCCGAGACCGCTGGCTCGCAGGTGCTCGAAGGCCTTATCCAGCGCCGCGACCGTCCCGACCCGTCGACCTACATCGGCTCCGGCAAGGCGGCCGAGTTGCGTGAGGTGGTGCTGGCCACCGGCGCCGACACCGTCATCTGCGACGGTGAACTGTCCCCCGCGCAGCTGACCGCGCTGGAGAAGGCGGTAAAGGTCAAGGTGATCGACCGCACCGCGCTGATCCTTGACATCTTCGCCCAGCACGCCGCCAGCCGGGAAGGCAAAGCGCAGGTGTCGCTGGCACAGATGGAGTACATGCTGCCGCGGCTACGCGGCTGGGGTGAGTCGATGTCACGGCAGGCCGGTGGTCGCGCCGGCGGCAGCGGCGGAGGAGTGGGCCTGCGCGGCCCCGGTGAGACCAAAATCGAGACCGACCGGCGTCGCATCAGGGAACGGATGGCCAAGCTGCGTCGGGATATCAGGGACATGAAGCAGGCCCGCGACACCCAGCGCAGCCGCCGGCTGCACAGTGGCGTTCCGTCGATCGCCATCGTCGGCTACACCAACGCCGGCAAGTCCAGTTTGCTGAACGCGCTGACCGGGGCCGGGGTGCTGGTGCAGGACGCGTTGTTCGCCACCCTAGAACCCACCACCCGGCGCGCGGAATTCGATAACGGTCAGCCGTTTGTGCTCACCGACACCGTGGGGTTCGTTCGTCACCTGCCCACTCAGCTGGTCGAAGCATTCCGTTCCACGCTGGAGGAGGTCGTTGACGCCGATCTGTTGTTGCACATCGTCGACGGCTCAGACGCCAATCCGCTGGCCCAGATCAATGCGGTTCGTCAGGTGATCTGCGAGGTTGTCGCGGATCACGGGGGCGGTGGCTCGGAGGCGCCGCATGAGCTGCTGGTGGTCAACAAGATCGACGCCGCAAGCGATCTGATGCTGGCCAAGCTTCGCCACGGGTTGCCGGGCGCCGTGTTTATCTCCGCTCGCACCGGGGACGGTATCGACGTGTTGCGGCGACGGATAGTCGAGCTCGCCGTGGCCACCGACACCGCGGTCGACGTGGTCATCCCGTACGACCGTGGTGATCTGGTAGCTCGCCTGCACGCTAACGGGCGAGTCCAGCAGGCGGAGCACCACTTGAACGGCACCCGGATCCGCGCCCGCGTCCCGGTGGCGCTGGCCGCAAGCCTGCAGGAGTTTTCGGCCTACTGA
- a CDS encoding acyl-CoA dehydrogenase family protein: MIGAVKYQRTLFQPEHELFRESYRGFLDRHVAPHHGEWEKARIVDRGVWLEAGKQGFLGMAVPEEYGGGGNPDFRYNTIITEETSAGGYNGIAFGLHNDIVAPYLLSLATEEQKQRWLPKFCTGELISAIAMTEPGTGSDLQGIKTRAVKQGDHYILNGAKTFITNGINSDLVIVVAQTDPDKGAQGFSLLVVERGMEGFERGRHLDKIGLIAQDTAELSFTDVRVPAENLLGQEGMGFIYLMQNLPQERISIAIMAASVMERVLEQTLQYTKERKAFGKPIGSFQNSRFVLAELATEATVVRMMVDEFIRLHLEEKLTVEQAAMAKWYASEKQLQLVDRCLQLHGGYGYMREYPVARAYLDARVQTIYGGTTEIMKEIIGRSLGV; this comes from the coding sequence ATGATCGGTGCCGTCAAGTACCAGCGCACTCTTTTCCAGCCTGAGCATGAATTGTTTCGCGAGTCCTACCGAGGCTTCCTCGATCGCCACGTCGCGCCGCACCACGGCGAATGGGAGAAGGCGAGGATCGTCGACCGTGGGGTGTGGCTCGAGGCCGGCAAGCAGGGCTTCCTCGGGATGGCGGTGCCCGAGGAGTACGGCGGCGGCGGTAACCCCGACTTCCGGTACAACACGATCATCACCGAGGAAACCAGCGCCGGGGGCTACAACGGGATCGCGTTCGGCTTACACAACGACATCGTGGCCCCGTATCTGCTGAGTCTGGCCACTGAGGAGCAAAAGCAGCGTTGGTTGCCCAAATTCTGCACTGGGGAACTGATCAGCGCGATTGCGATGACCGAACCGGGAACCGGCAGCGACCTGCAGGGCATCAAGACCCGCGCGGTCAAGCAAGGTGATCACTACATACTCAATGGCGCAAAGACTTTCATCACCAACGGAATCAACTCAGACCTGGTGATCGTGGTGGCGCAAACCGATCCGGACAAGGGCGCGCAGGGTTTTTCGCTGCTCGTTGTCGAACGCGGCATGGAGGGCTTCGAACGCGGCCGCCATTTGGACAAAATCGGACTGATCGCGCAGGACACCGCCGAGCTGTCGTTCACCGACGTACGCGTTCCGGCAGAAAACCTGCTTGGCCAGGAGGGGATGGGATTCATCTACCTGATGCAGAACCTGCCGCAGGAGCGGATCTCGATCGCCATCATGGCAGCCTCGGTGATGGAGAGGGTGCTGGAACAGACATTGCAATACACCAAGGAGCGCAAAGCTTTTGGCAAGCCAATAGGCAGCTTCCAGAACAGCCGGTTCGTACTGGCCGAGCTGGCGACCGAGGCCACCGTGGTGCGCATGATGGTCGACGAGTTCATTCGTCTGCACCTCGAGGAGAAGCTAACTGTGGAACAGGCCGCAATGGCGAAGTGGTATGCCAGCGAGAAGCAGCTACAACTGGTCGATCGCTGCCTTCAGCTGCACGGCGGGTACGGCTACATGCGCGAATACCCAGTCGCCCGCGCCTATCTCGATGCCCGGGTTCAGACGATCTATGGCGGGACCACCGAGATCATGAAGGAGATCATCGGCCGGAGCCTCGGTGTCTAG
- a CDS encoding PE family protein: MIVESEVLTTAGTDMVKLADRVSTAKTQKVPVTTKVLPPGTDSVSALLARFFNTRGQQYQLHTDRGAEIGREIGQGVTAAAKAYEDADTIL, from the coding sequence GTGATAGTAGAGTCAGAGGTTCTCACAACCGCAGGCACCGATATGGTGAAGCTTGCTGACCGTGTTTCGACAGCCAAGACCCAGAAGGTCCCGGTGACTACCAAGGTTCTCCCGCCGGGAACCGATAGCGTGTCAGCTCTGTTAGCGAGATTTTTTAATACCCGCGGGCAGCAGTATCAGCTGCATACCGATCGGGGCGCCGAGATCGGCAGGGAGATCGGCCAGGGCGTGACGGCTGCCGCAAAGGCTTATGAGGACGCCGATACGATCTTATGA
- a CDS encoding PPE family protein, with amino-acid sequence MFNFHALRPDINAQKLRGPGSGQLRDVARAWHSLADELALFVDEWVSKIRTADLYFRGPAAGRISVAANQYGHWLTEHAAAATRTGDQLDEAAAAYDTAVATMVPAPTVVANRLKVQTLKLGNLLGTFAAAIAQEEAVHQEMWTHNADVMTTYKREVFRIMEQERPIIPAPMVSPHAAPSRLGDFDPSELPEPPSGLPFAAHRRDAGERF; translated from the coding sequence GTGTTCAACTTCCACGCACTACGACCTGACATCAACGCTCAAAAGCTTCGTGGTCCGGGTTCTGGCCAGCTGCGGGACGTTGCACGGGCATGGCATAGTCTGGCGGACGAGTTAGCCCTGTTCGTGGACGAGTGGGTATCCAAAATCCGTACGGCGGACCTGTATTTTCGCGGTCCGGCGGCGGGTCGGATTTCAGTCGCGGCAAACCAATACGGGCACTGGCTGACGGAACACGCCGCAGCGGCCACTAGGACCGGCGACCAGCTCGATGAAGCGGCGGCGGCCTACGACACGGCGGTCGCCACGATGGTGCCGGCGCCGACGGTGGTGGCCAACCGCCTGAAGGTCCAGACGCTGAAGTTAGGCAACCTTCTCGGGACCTTCGCCGCCGCGATTGCGCAGGAGGAAGCCGTCCACCAAGAGATGTGGACCCACAATGCGGACGTGATGACGACATACAAGCGTGAGGTCTTCAGGATAATGGAGCAGGAAAGGCCGATTATTCCGGCGCCGATGGTAAGCCCGCATGCGGCACCGAGTCGGTTGGGGGACTTCGACCCGTCCGAGCTGCCTGAGCCACCGAGTGGGTTACCTTTTGCCGCCCATCGGAGGGATGCGGGCGAGCGTTTTTAA
- the lexA gene encoding transcriptional repressor LexA: protein MSDSNDTSGITADGRLHSVDSGLTERQRTILNVIRASVTSRGYPPSIREIGDAVGLTSTSSVAHQLRTLERKGYLRRDPNRPRAVDVRGAEETPATGPAVLTEVAGSDVLPEPTFVPVLGRIAAGGPILAEEAVEDVFPLPRELVGEGTLFLLKVVGDSMVEAAICDGDWVVVRQQNVADNGDIVAAMIDGEATVKTFKRAGGQVWLMPHNPAFDPIPGNDATVLGKVVTVIRKI from the coding sequence ATGAGCGACAGCAACGACACATCAGGCATCACCGCCGACGGCCGCTTGCATTCCGTGGATTCAGGGCTCACCGAGCGGCAACGCACCATCCTGAACGTCATCCGGGCCTCGGTCACCAGCCGCGGATACCCGCCCAGCATCCGAGAAATCGGCGATGCCGTCGGTCTGACGTCGACCTCCTCGGTGGCTCACCAGCTGCGCACCCTTGAACGCAAGGGCTACCTGCGCCGTGACCCGAATCGCCCGCGAGCTGTCGATGTCCGCGGTGCCGAGGAGACCCCGGCAACCGGACCCGCTGTCCTCACCGAGGTCGCCGGCTCGGACGTCTTGCCGGAGCCCACCTTCGTCCCGGTCCTCGGGCGCATCGCGGCCGGTGGCCCGATCCTCGCCGAGGAAGCTGTCGAAGACGTCTTTCCGCTGCCCCGTGAGCTGGTCGGCGAGGGCACGCTGTTTCTCCTCAAGGTGGTCGGCGACTCGATGGTCGAGGCCGCGATCTGCGACGGCGACTGGGTGGTCGTGCGGCAACAGAACGTCGCCGACAACGGCGATATCGTCGCAGCCATGATTGACGGTGAGGCCACCGTGAAGACGTTCAAACGCGCGGGCGGTCAGGTGTGGCTGATGCCGCACAATCCGGCGTTCGATCCCATTCCCGGCAACGACGCGACGGTGCTTGGCAAGGTCGTCACAGTAATCCGCAAGATATAG
- a CDS encoding LysM peptidoglycan-binding domain-containing protein: MTVIYAVPPRTGNVRRPMNRPIPGPRCGRDELTGSRRPAPSRPAGAPMRYSGSGVVMSVATHRGCPVSLAKTIGLALLAGVITLWLGLMAHFSQVINGDAAGFAAHVPDRLAVVRVEAGESLQDVAARVAPDAPVRQVSERIRELNALNSPALVAGQTLIAPVG; this comes from the coding sequence ATGACAGTCATCTACGCAGTCCCGCCGCGTACCGGGAATGTACGGCGCCCGATGAACCGACCGATCCCTGGACCTCGCTGCGGCCGCGATGAGCTGACCGGGTCTCGAAGGCCGGCCCCGTCGAGGCCAGCGGGAGCGCCGATGCGCTACTCCGGCAGCGGAGTCGTGATGTCGGTTGCCACCCATCGTGGGTGTCCCGTTTCACTCGCGAAGACGATCGGGCTGGCCCTGCTCGCCGGCGTGATCACCCTCTGGCTGGGCCTAATGGCCCACTTCAGCCAGGTGATCAACGGCGACGCCGCCGGCTTTGCCGCCCATGTGCCCGACAGGCTAGCCGTGGTGCGGGTTGAAGCCGGCGAGTCGCTTCAGGACGTGGCTGCCCGGGTAGCTCCCGACGCGCCGGTTCGCCAGGTTAGCGAGCGCATCCGTGAACTCAACGCACTGAATTCGCCGGCGCTCGTCGCGGGCCAGACTCTGATCGCGCCGGTCGGCTGA
- the nrdR gene encoding transcriptional regulator NrdR, with translation MHCPFCRHPDSRVIDSRETDEGQAIRRRRSCPECGRRFTTVETAVVAVVKRSGVTEPFSREKVIRGVRRACQGRQVDDDALNLLAQQVEDTVRAAGLPEVPSHEVGLAILGPLRELDEVAYLRFASVYRSFSSADDFEREIEALRAHRKVSTPS, from the coding sequence ATGCATTGCCCGTTCTGCCGGCATCCCGATTCCAGGGTGATTGACTCGCGAGAAACTGATGAAGGCCAAGCGATTCGACGCCGTCGGTCGTGCCCCGAGTGTGGGCGGCGGTTCACCACCGTAGAAACCGCGGTGGTGGCCGTCGTCAAGCGCAGCGGTGTCACGGAGCCCTTCAGCCGGGAGAAGGTCATTCGCGGCGTCCGCCGGGCTTGCCAAGGTCGCCAGGTCGATGACGACGCGCTGAATCTCTTGGCCCAGCAGGTGGAAGACACCGTGCGTGCTGCGGGGTTGCCAGAGGTCCCGAGTCACGAGGTTGGCCTGGCGATCCTTGGGCCGTTGCGTGAACTCGACGAAGTGGCTTACCTGCGTTTCGCGTCGGTATACCGGTCGTTTTCGTCGGCCGACGACTTCGAGCGCGAGATTGAGGCGCTTCGCGCGCACCGCAAGGTGTCCACTCCCAGCTGA
- a CDS encoding LysR substrate-binding domain-containing protein, with protein sequence MPRPSWKPRPKKSGGQINIGAFATAARGIAARAIVMLGQHAYLTAAMCEVEPDPGLTQLLRGDLDVLVLNDWDNNPISLPAGVEYTTLGLDLLDVIEPCSHPAANSAEVELSELGRETWIAWPAGSMCHNWLVNTLRSCGFEPRIAHTAGEHATQLALVHHGLGVAVLPRMGHAPICHQIWRHYG encoded by the coding sequence ATGCCCAGGCCGAGCTGGAAGCCACGGCCCAAGAAGTCCGGGGGGCAGATCAATATTGGCGCCTTCGCAACCGCGGCTCGCGGTATCGCCGCTCGCGCCATCGTGATGCTTGGCCAGCATGCATATCTAACCGCGGCAATGTGCGAAGTCGAACCCGACCCCGGGCTCACCCAATTACTACGAGGCGACCTTGACGTCCTGGTCCTCAACGACTGGGACAACAATCCCATTTCGTTACCGGCAGGAGTCGAATACACCACACTTGGTCTCGACCTGCTCGACGTGATCGAGCCATGTAGTCACCCTGCCGCAAACTCGGCCGAGGTGGAGCTAAGCGAGCTCGGCCGCGAGACCTGGATCGCCTGGCCGGCCGGGTCGATGTGCCACAACTGGCTAGTAAACACGTTGCGCTCCTGCGGATTCGAGCCCCGTATCGCCCACACCGCCGGAGAGCATGCCACCCAATTAGCGCTCGTGCACCATGGGCTCGGCGTGGCCGTGCTCCCCCGGATGGGACACGCCCCGATCTGCCATCAAATTTGGCGGCACTACGGATGA
- a CDS encoding peroxynitrite isomerase, with amino-acid sequence MPADLHPDLEALAPLLGSWAGRGTGKYPTIQPFEYLEEVVFSHLGKPFLTYAQKTRAVADGKPLHAETGYFRVPQPGRIELVLAHPSGIAEIEVGTYSVTGDLIEVELVTTTIGLAPTAKQVTALGRSFRIDGDELSYSVQMGAVGQPLQDHLTAVLHRKP; translated from the coding sequence ATGCCCGCCGACCTGCATCCCGATCTTGAGGCACTGGCACCGCTGCTTGGTTCGTGGGCCGGTCGGGGCACCGGCAAGTACCCGACGATCCAGCCGTTCGAGTATCTCGAGGAAGTTGTGTTTTCCCATCTGGGTAAACCGTTCCTGACTTACGCGCAGAAGACCAGGGCGGTAGCCGACGGGAAGCCGTTGCACGCTGAGACGGGCTACTTTCGCGTGCCGCAACCGGGTCGCATTGAGCTGGTTCTCGCCCACCCCAGCGGCATCGCGGAAATCGAAGTGGGCACATATTCGGTGACCGGCGATCTCATTGAAGTTGAGCTGGTCACGACAACGATCGGGTTGGCTCCGACCGCCAAACAGGTGACCGCGCTTGGCCGTTCCTTCCGCATCGATGGCGACGAGCTTTCGTATTCGGTGCAGATGGGCGCAGTTGGGCAACCCCTGCAGGATCACCTCACCGCCGTGTTGCACCGAAAGCCCTGA
- a CDS encoding PhzF family phenazine biosynthesis protein: MGIDVTVLRVFTDADGNFGNPLGVVDASQVEPGDRQHLAAQLGYSETIFIDLPTAGSTTAHASIHTPRTELPFAGHPTVGASWWLRANGMPINTLQVPAGIVQVSYGVGAHGDLTGISARAEWAPEFAIHNLDSLGALGSADPADFPDDIAHYLWTWADRSTGSLRARMFAAHLGVPEDEATGSAAMRITDYLSRDLIITQGKGSMIATTWSPEGWVQVAGRVVKDGVTHLD, encoded by the coding sequence ATGGGTATCGACGTGACGGTGTTGCGGGTTTTCACCGATGCAGACGGAAATTTCGGGAATCCACTCGGTGTGGTCGACGCTAGCCAAGTCGAACCCGGGGACCGGCAACACCTGGCGGCCCAATTGGGCTACAGCGAAACGATATTTATCGATCTTCCCACCGCCGGCTCGACTACCGCGCACGCGTCCATCCACACCCCCCGAACCGAACTCCCGTTCGCCGGTCATCCGACGGTTGGAGCGTCGTGGTGGCTGCGCGCGAACGGTATGCCGATCAATACGCTGCAAGTCCCGGCTGGCATCGTGCAGGTGAGCTACGGTGTCGGTGCACACGGCGACCTCACCGGGATCAGCGCACGCGCGGAATGGGCTCCTGAATTCGCCATCCACAACCTCGACTCGCTCGGTGCCCTTGGCTCCGCCGACCCCGCCGATTTTCCCGACGATATCGCGCATTACCTGTGGACCTGGGCCGATCGCTCCACCGGATCGCTACGGGCGCGAATGTTTGCCGCCCACCTGGGCGTGCCAGAAGACGAAGCAACGGGCTCGGCGGCGATGCGCATTACCGACTACCTCAGCCGCGATCTGATCATCACCCAGGGCAAGGGATCGATGATCGCGACCACCTGGAGTCCCGAAGGCTGGGTTCAGGTAGCGGGCCGGGTCGTCAAAGACGGTGTGACACACCTGGACTGA
- a CDS encoding alpha/beta fold hydrolase, which translates to MTERKRNLRAVREVTAPLLRFRTIHGYKRAYRIAGSGPALLLIHGIGDNSTTWTPVHAKLAQRFTVIAPDLLGHGQSDKPRADYSVAAYANGMRDLLSVLGIERVTLVGHSLGGGVAMQFAYQFPQLVDRLILVSTGGVTKDVHFVFRWASLPMGSEALALLRLPLVLPAVQLAGRVLGMAVGTTGLGRELPNVLRILDDLPEPTASSAFGRTLRAVVDWRGQIVTMLDRCYLTQAIPAQIIWGAHDAVVPVRHAWMAHAAMPGSRLEIFEDAGHFPFHDDPCRFIDVIQRFVDTTEPAKYDQAALRELLRTGGGERTVTGSADTRVAVLNAIVSDERSAT; encoded by the coding sequence ATGACCGAGCGGAAACGCAATCTTCGCGCGGTGCGAGAAGTCACTGCGCCGTTGTTGCGTTTCCGCACGATCCACGGTTATAAGCGGGCTTACCGCATCGCCGGTTCCGGTCCGGCGCTGCTGCTGATCCACGGCATCGGCGACAATTCCACCACCTGGACTCCTGTGCACGCCAAGCTCGCCCAGCGGTTCACGGTCATTGCCCCAGACCTACTGGGCCACGGCCAGTCCGATAAGCCACGCGCTGACTACTCCGTCGCGGCATACGCCAACGGGATGCGTGACCTGCTCAGCGTGCTGGGCATCGAGCGAGTAACCCTGGTGGGTCATTCGCTCGGCGGTGGGGTGGCGATGCAGTTCGCCTACCAATTCCCGCAGCTGGTCGACCGGCTCATCCTGGTCTCCACCGGCGGCGTCACCAAAGATGTCCACTTCGTCTTCCGGTGGGCGTCGTTGCCGATGGGCAGCGAAGCTCTGGCATTGCTGCGGTTACCCCTGGTGCTGCCGGCGGTACAGCTGGCCGGCCGGGTGTTGGGCATGGCGGTCGGAACGACCGGCTTGGGTCGCGAACTACCAAATGTGCTGCGGATTTTGGATGATCTACCGGAACCGACGGCCTCATCAGCGTTCGGCCGCACCTTGCGGGCAGTGGTGGACTGGCGCGGCCAGATCGTCACCATGCTCGATCGATGTTATTTGACCCAGGCCATCCCGGCGCAGATCATTTGGGGCGCGCACGATGCGGTGGTGCCCGTCCGTCACGCGTGGATGGCACACGCTGCGATGCCTGGTTCCCGGCTGGAGATCTTTGAGGACGCTGGTCATTTCCCGTTTCACGACGACCCATGTCGTTTCATCGACGTCATTCAGCGCTTCGTCGACACCACCGAGCCCGCCAAATACGATCAGGCTGCTCTGCGTGAATTGCTCCGCACCGGCGGCGGCGAGCGAACCGTGACCGGCTCGGCTGACACCCGCGTCGCGGTGCTCAACGCCATCGTTTCCGACGAACGCAGCGCCACCTGA